The following DNA comes from Terriglobia bacterium.
GGCACTTGTGATCTGCGGCAGACGACTCTCGATTCCGTGACGGGGTTTCCCACCATACCAACCCTGAAGGTGGATGTTGACCTGTTGTTTGATACTCATCCCCGGGTGGGAGTGATTTACCTGCAATTAGGCAAGTTCAGCGGGCTTGAGAGCGCCTATGGCTGGGAGTTGTTCGGGGAGATCCTGCACATCGCGGCCGCCTCGATCAAGACCTGGAGCGTGTCGGGCGAGTGGAAAGATCGCATCCTTTCCATCCACTTCAACAACGTGGATGGATTTTATCTCGTAGTAACGATGAACGGTCTCAAGTCAGAGACACCCCATCTCCTGCTGGAACTGCTGGCACACCAACTCCGTGACCTCGTGTACAACGCCTTATGCGCCGAATTCGGCCGCAACGTCATCGACCTCCTGGGAGTTTTTCAATACTCCATGAAATTGGAGCATGACCCGCGGGTGCGCGTGAGCCGGCAATTGCACCGGGCCTTCAAGGACACATCACGACTGGTGAACCGCTCGGAGCGCAAGGAACAAGACGCCCTGGAACAGGAAGTACGGAATATCATCACACAACGGATCATTCACACGGTGTTCCAGCCCATCGTCCATCTGGCGAGCCAGCAGCGCGTGGGCTACGAAGCGCTCACGCGAGGCCCGGAAGGCAGTCTCCTGGAAAACCCCGAACCGCTCTTCGCCGCCGCGCGCGACAACTCGTTACTGATGGAGTTGGAATCGATCTGCCAGGCCTCGGCGTTTGATTCCATCCTCGCCTTCAAACCGCAGGGCCGTATTTTTGTCAATACCTCCTCCAACTTCATCACGCATCCCCTCTTCCACAAGCGGCTCAAGGAGACTGTCCTCAAGAAGCTCGTCCCCTCGCTGGTCTTTGAGATCACCGAAAAGGAAGCCATCGAGAACTACCAGGATTTCAGGAATGCGATCGACCCCGTCCGCAAAGCAGGCGTCCGGCTGGCCGTCGACGATGCGGGGTCCGGCTATGCCGACCTCGAATCCATCGCCGAGGTCCGGCCCGAATACATCAAGATTGCCAATTCCATTACCCGCAATGTTTCCCACGACCTCATCAAACAGGAGATCGTCTCCAGTTTCCTCGGGCTCGCCCTCAAACTCCGCTCCACCGTCATCGCCGAAGGCATCGAAACCCGGGAAGACTTTCATGTCCTGAAACGCCTCGGGGTAGAGTATGGACAGGGCTACTTCCTCGGACGCCCGGCCCAACTCGTGAAAGCCAGCTGAGAAAGCTCACCAAGGGTGCCCTCCTCCCGTCCTTTCGGGCCGATGAGGTGTGCAATCGTGAAGCGTGGAGACCGGTGTAATCGGTTTCGATTCCCTCCTGTTCGAACCGGTCATGGCCGCGCGCCTTTTACCAACATGGGATGGCGCGAGCCGTCTCCCTCCTGTTTTTCAAGAAATGGATTCCTGGTGGGGGAATGAATGCTTAAACGCGGTCTCTGATGCGTGGCCATGGGGCCAGGGCGAAGAGGCCAGCGCCCACGGGGCAGGCAACCGAGCCTGAGCCCGCACGAGGTCCCATTATCAAAACTCCACCGCCCTTGCGGACTGACACGACCTGCCGGGCGACGGGCCGAGGGTTCCTAATGGGCCCTCATCGACACTCTGACCTGGAGCTTTTTTTGGCGGTAAAAACGGTTGAAAACATTGGCTGCGGTTTTGATAAGGATCTTGGTCGAAAATCCCATGTTCTTGCGGCGAACGCTGTCGGCCGCCATTCCATATCCCGCATAGGCCCCGCGAAATGCCAGGCAGGCGAACAAGTAGGCCATCTTCCCGCCCCATGACCACCTCCGGGCTCTCCCGCGCCGGGTCCGCTTAAGGCTCTCCCGGATGGAATAGAAGCTGTCCCAGCACTTCTTGTTCTCGGCGTGCAATTCACTCATGGTGATGTTCTGGTGTTTGACAATGTCGACCGGCCTGAGCGGCTTTAGCCAGTACCGGTCCTGAAGAATTTGAGTGGTATGTTTCGCAACGAAATCCGGTTTCCCCCGGTACTTCTTGTCGTTCATCATCTCATAAAAATCTTTGGTCCCGGGATAGGGATTAAACACCGTAAACTGCGCAAACAGCGTACCTGACTCGGTGGCAAACTTCCGCATCGTCCGGATGGTCTGGACGGTATCGGATTCAAGCCCGCTAATGATCGAGCTCAACACGTAGATCCCGCAATCCTGGATCCGCTGAATGGCCTCCACCATTTCTTGTCCGATGGGATTCCACAGCTTCCCGACACTCTTGAGGCCTTCTTCGGAGAATGATTCGACTCCGATCAGCGCCGTCCGGATTCGCATCTTGTGGTACAGGGCCTGTAGGTACTCTTCATCCGAGGTCGCCTCGGCGGTCATTTGGGCGAAGGCGAACATGTCGCGGGGGACGTTCCGATCGTACTCGTCAAAAAACTTCAACCGGTCCTCGCGGATTTGCTCGAGCTCCTTCCGTTTGTTTTCTCCCGGTTCACGGGCGATCCGGCCCAGGGTCGACGGATTGAAATTATCGTCCGCGAAAACGATGTATCGAAATCCCAGGTCATACAGCTCATTGACTTCCTCGATAACTTTGTCACTCAAGCGCTGGCGCGGCTGGCGTCCTTCGGTCACCCAAACGGAACAAAAACTGCAATTCTCAGGACACCCCGCCACCGTCTGCACCGTGGGAAAAATGTACTTGGCGGGGTCGAGAAGATCCCATTTCGCTTTCAGCATCGCGTCGCCGGCCACCCGGCCCCCATCGTACTTTCGCCGCAAATTATTCTCGACCGCATCTTTGACGACCTGACCCCATACGACTTCTCCGCTGCCCGTGACAACTGCGTCGGCCCCCATTTCAAGCGGTTCCTCCGGGAAGATCGTGGCGTGTATGCCCCCCATGATCACCTTGGCGCCCCTCGACTTTGCCTCTCTCATGACCCGATACCCCGGGATACAGTTGCCCGTCGTGATGCCGATGCCGACGATATCTCCCGGGCGAACATGTGCCGGATCAAATTGCTCAATGGACTCATCGACGAGTATGGGTTCACCGACAAGCTCCCCAGGCGTCGCTTGCGCGATGACATAAAGCCATCTTGGAGTAATGATGCTGTAGCCCACAGTAGACATCGAAGGATTCACCAGGATCACTCTCGCCATGTTTCGCTCCTTACTTAGTGTGCCCATTTTGGGGATCCACTCCGTTCAGTGAGGTCGAGGATCCTGAGATCGGCCAGCCTACACCTCGGCCCCTCAAACGGTGCTTGATGGCTACCCTCGTGAATGATCAGGCTCTCACTTTGAGTTCTATGTTCAAGGCCTCACGCTCGGGGAAGTAGAGATATGGCCCTCCGATTCCGTCCGCTAGGTCATCACGGCAGAACGTAGAGGATGCGCTTCCTCAAGCCTTAACTTAAAGGCCCAGCCTTGGAACGACTGGGCCGGCCTATTTACTGTTCACTAGCGTCGCAGCTTAACGAAGGCCCGTGCCAACGCAAGTGGGTGCGTACGAGTGACAAAGAGGCAGGTCGGATCCAATAGGGAGCAGAAGGTGAGTGAGCGGGTGAAGATGTACGAGCAGGCAAAAAAGTCGGCGGTCCGAGGACCAAATCCAGACCTCGCCGCCGAACAGCCCCGGCATCATTCCAACAACGGTTGCGCCACTTCCGAAACAGGGGGGCCAAAAAACAAAGAGCTGCCGCCACAAGATTCGCCGCGCCTCCGGCGTTGCGCGCAACATCGCGCATCTCCTCCCGGAAAACATCCCCTCGGTCGACAGTTTCGACCCGGGGCACCGGAAGGTACCATGCTTGCCACAAGTGGACAAGAAACCTGAAGCCCTGTCGCTTCATCGAAGGCAGTGTAGCATTCCGAATTGTTTGAAAGCAAGACCATCCCAACATGTGTTCAATTTTGACCACTCGGGATCCTTCGTCCGCAGTTCAAGATTAGTGAGG
Coding sequences within:
- a CDS encoding EAL domain-containing protein: MKKDDAGRLNRQGWSEAHVPSPSDLALNTLTVLECGTCDLRQTTLDSVTGFPTIPTLKVDVDLLFDTHPRVGVIYLQLGKFSGLESAYGWELFGEILHIAAASIKTWSVSGEWKDRILSIHFNNVDGFYLVVTMNGLKSETPHLLLELLAHQLRDLVYNALCAEFGRNVIDLLGVFQYSMKLEHDPRVRVSRQLHRAFKDTSRLVNRSERKEQDALEQEVRNIITQRIIHTVFQPIVHLASQQRVGYEALTRGPEGSLLENPEPLFAAARDNSLLMELESICQASAFDSILAFKPQGRIFVNTSSNFITHPLFHKRLKETVLKKLVPSLVFEITEKEAIENYQDFRNAIDPVRKAGVRLAVDDAGSGYADLESIAEVRPEYIKIANSITRNVSHDLIKQEIVSSFLGLALKLRSTVIAEGIETREDFHVLKRLGVEYGQGYFLGRPAQLVKAS
- a CDS encoding B12-binding domain-containing radical SAM protein, whose protein sequence is MARVILVNPSMSTVGYSIITPRWLYVIAQATPGELVGEPILVDESIEQFDPAHVRPGDIVGIGITTGNCIPGYRVMREAKSRGAKVIMGGIHATIFPEEPLEMGADAVVTGSGEVVWGQVVKDAVENNLRRKYDGGRVAGDAMLKAKWDLLDPAKYIFPTVQTVAGCPENCSFCSVWVTEGRQPRQRLSDKVIEEVNELYDLGFRYIVFADDNFNPSTLGRIAREPGENKRKELEQIREDRLKFFDEYDRNVPRDMFAFAQMTAEATSDEEYLQALYHKMRIRTALIGVESFSEEGLKSVGKLWNPIGQEMVEAIQRIQDCGIYVLSSIISGLESDTVQTIRTMRKFATESGTLFAQFTVFNPYPGTKDFYEMMNDKKYRGKPDFVAKHTTQILQDRYWLKPLRPVDIVKHQNITMSELHAENKKCWDSFYSIRESLKRTRRGRARRWSWGGKMAYLFACLAFRGAYAGYGMAADSVRRKNMGFSTKILIKTAANVFNRFYRQKKLQVRVSMRAH